The genomic window TTGTGGTTTCAGCTGTCTTAGCTGGAATTGCAGGGGCTTTATATGTGCCACAAGTTGCAATCATAAACCCAAATGTATTTTCTCCATTATTTTCTATTGAGTTAGTAATTTGGGTTGCTATTGGAGGGAGAGGAACTTTGTATGGAGCGATTATTGGGGCTATTGTTGTGAGTCTTGCAAGTACATATTTTACTTCGGCACTTCCAGAAGTTTGGTTATATGCTTTAGGTGGATTATTTGTAGTAGTTACTTTATATCTTCCAAAGGGAATAGTTGGGTTAATAGCCATGATAAATGAAAAAAGAAAGGCTTCATAATGGTATCTTTAAGAAATAGAAATGAAGATAATATCGGAGATTTAAAAATCGGAAGTAGAATTCTTCTTGTGGATGGGGTAAGTGTTAGTTTCGATGGATTTAAGGCTTTAAATAATCTTAGTTTTTCTATAAATTATGGGGAACTAAGATGTATTATCGGAGCAAATGGAGCTGGAAAATCAACAATGATGGATGTGGTAACAGGTAAAACAAGACCAGATTCTGGAAGTGTTATTTTTGGAGAAGCTGTTGATTTATTGAGTTTAGATGAGCCAACTATTGCACAAATTGGAATTGGAAGAAAGTTTCAAAAACCAACAGTATTTCAAAATCATACAGTTTTTGAAAACTTAGAACTGGCAATGAAAGATGATAAAAGATTCTTCAAAACACTTTTCTCAAAATTGAGTAGCGAGCAAAAAGACAAAATCGAAGAAACCATGAAATTAATAGGTCTAAAAGAGCTTTATAATCTTGAAGCAGGAATTTTATCACACGGTCAAAAACAGTGGCTAGAAATAGGAATGTTAATTATGCAAGAACCAAAATTATTACTTGTAGATGAGCCAGTTGCAGGAATGACACCACAAGAGGTTGAAAAAACAGCAGAGATTTTGACAAGTTTAGCAGTGAATAATGCAGTTGTAGTTGTAGAACATGATATGGAATTTATAAGAAGTATCGCAAAAAAAGTGACAGTTTTACATGAAGGTTCTGTTTTGGCAGAAGGTTCTATGGACTCAATACAGAATAATGAAAAAGTGCGAAAAGTATATCTAGGAGAATAAAAAATCCAAATTATGTCACTATTACGGCGTTAAAACTTTCGATTTACTTGTAGTAAACCTTCAAGTTTTCGCCTTGTACTAGCAACATACTTTGAATTTTTTTGAAAATTGAAGGAAAAAAAATGCTAAAACTAGAAAAAATAAATCAATATTACGGACAAAGCCACACTTTATGGGATTTGGATTTAGAGATAAAAAAAGGAAGATGTACTTGTCTTATGGGAAGAAATGGAGTTGGAAAAACAACTATCAGTAAAGTAATCATGGGATTACTTCCAATCAAAGATGGAAAAATCATCTATGAGGGAAATGATATATCAAAACTTTCAGACTTCCAAAGAGCAGGAATCGCAATAGGTTATGTTCCACAAGGAAGAGAGATTTTTTCACAACTAACAGTAAAAGAAAATCTTGAAATTGGAGTAATGACAAATAGAAATAAAATCAAAAAAATCCCAGATAAAATCTATGACTTATTTCCAGTTCTAAAAGATATGGCAAATAGAAAAGGCGGAGATTTAAGCGGAGGACAACAGCAACAGTTGGCAATTGGAAGAGCATTATGTATTGACCCAAACTTTTTGATTTTAGATGAGCCAAGTGAAGGAATCCAACCAAATATCGTAGCTCAAATCGGAGAAGTAATCGATTATCTTACAAAAGAAGAGCAAATCACAGTATTGTTAGTAGAGCAAAAACTACCCTTTGCCAGACGACACGGAGATGACTTTTATGTAATAGATAGAGGAAGTGTTGTTGCAAATGGCGAAATAGGGCAACTTAGTGATGAGATTATTAGGAAGTATATGTCGGTATAATAATTTTTCTTTATTTATCTAAAAATAAGTTATAAATAAAATATTTTATTATTTTTTTAAAATAGTAGAGAAGTTGTCTAAATTAGATAAATTCTCTTCTTTTAAAAAATAATATTAATCAAAAGATTTTTGTGTATCAACTATTTCTTTTTCACATAAAGTTTTATCAACTATTTCTAAATTTGGTCTACCAACTAAAAATCCTACACCTACTCCACCTTTTACGCAATATGTTTCATTAGGTTTCATATCAATACTTACAGAAGCTTTTGATTCAGTTTTTGCCCAAATCTCAGTATTCTCATTTGGAGTGATTTCCTTTTCTATAAATCCTCCATTTCTTAGTGTTCCGATAATT from Arcobacter venerupis includes these protein-coding regions:
- the urtD gene encoding urea ABC transporter ATP-binding protein UrtD, which translates into the protein MVSLRNRNEDNIGDLKIGSRILLVDGVSVSFDGFKALNNLSFSINYGELRCIIGANGAGKSTMMDVVTGKTRPDSGSVIFGEAVDLLSLDEPTIAQIGIGRKFQKPTVFQNHTVFENLELAMKDDKRFFKTLFSKLSSEQKDKIEETMKLIGLKELYNLEAGILSHGQKQWLEIGMLIMQEPKLLLVDEPVAGMTPQEVEKTAEILTSLAVNNAVVVVEHDMEFIRSIAKKVTVLHEGSVLAEGSMDSIQNNEKVRKVYLGE
- the urtE gene encoding urea ABC transporter ATP-binding subunit UrtE; the protein is MLKLEKINQYYGQSHTLWDLDLEIKKGRCTCLMGRNGVGKTTISKVIMGLLPIKDGKIIYEGNDISKLSDFQRAGIAIGYVPQGREIFSQLTVKENLEIGVMTNRNKIKKIPDKIYDLFPVLKDMANRKGGDLSGGQQQQLAIGRALCIDPNFLILDEPSEGIQPNIVAQIGEVIDYLTKEEQITVLLVEQKLPFARRHGDDFYVIDRGSVVANGEIGQLSDEIIRKYMSV
- a CDS encoding DUF2846 domain-containing protein, with product MKFNKKNVGVLIVAISATFMFTGCGAKGEKFGSFKLPSENKSMLYVYRPSSFIGGGVYYDIHTNNNKDEIIGTLRNGGFIEKEITPNENTEIWAKTESKASVSIDMKPNETYCVKGGVGVGFLVGRPNLEIVDKTLCEKEIVDTQKSFD